The following coding sequences are from one Rhodobiaceae bacterium window:
- the purQ gene encoding phosphoribosylformylglycinamidine synthase subunit PurQ: MKSAVIVFPGSNRERDMLYALEQIGGQKPLTVWHQETTLPDVDLIVLPGGFSYGDYLRTGAIAGLSPIMKAVKEQADKGVRVLGVCNGFQILTETGILPGALLRNAHLKFVCKEVELEVATNKSVFTSAYSEKQVIRCPVAHHDGNYFADEDTLNRLEAEDRVAFRYSQATNPNGSIRNIAGIMNEQKNVLGMMPHPENLIEAAQGGTDGRGIFESALETIA; the protein is encoded by the coding sequence ATGAAATCGGCAGTCATTGTCTTTCCCGGGTCAAACCGAGAGCGCGATATGCTTTACGCGCTTGAGCAAATTGGCGGACAGAAACCCCTCACGGTCTGGCATCAGGAAACCACGCTTCCAGATGTTGACCTAATTGTACTGCCCGGCGGCTTTTCCTACGGCGACTACCTTCGCACCGGCGCCATTGCTGGCCTCTCTCCCATCATGAAAGCGGTGAAGGAACAAGCAGACAAAGGCGTCCGCGTTCTTGGTGTCTGCAACGGATTTCAGATCCTGACTGAGACCGGCATCCTTCCTGGCGCACTCCTTCGCAATGCGCACCTTAAGTTCGTCTGTAAAGAAGTTGAGCTCGAAGTGGCAACGAACAAGAGCGTCTTCACCAGCGCCTATAGTGAGAAACAGGTGATCCGCTGTCCGGTCGCTCACCATGACGGCAATTATTTCGCCGACGAAGACACGCTGAACCGCCTTGAAGCTGAGGACAGAGTGGCGTTTCGCTACAGCCAAGCCACGAACCCAAATGGGTCCATCCGCAACATCGCTGGCATCATGAACGAACAAAAAAACGTGCTGGGCATGATGCCCCACCCGGAAAACCTGATTGAAGCAGCCCAGGGCGGC